In the Lysinibacillus sp. PLM2 genome, one interval contains:
- the cpsY gene encoding glycosyl transferase — MIDFVIPWVDGNDPKWLEEKKQYDNLENNVVNNSDARFRDSNFLKYWFRGVEKHANWVNKIHFITYGHVPDWLNVNHPKLNIVNHKDYLDEKYLPTYSSITIELSLHKIESLSENFVYFNDDCFIIDQLQPEDFFIDGLPVDEGLFRHVDCSDYSNDHPHILLNNVGFINRNFNFRDCMSHHKDKFVNDVYGELKKHNEFYSQFSWFPGFYMLHLPQPFKKKIFKEVWDVEGSLLDEISQYKFRNAKSVNQYIFRAWQMLKGEFVPSLSRENGRAFYDLEKEFDEIKRYLKNKERPMIVINDNVKISNEKYYELSDKINLFFEKLFPNKSSFEV, encoded by the coding sequence TTGATTGATTTTGTAATACCATGGGTAGATGGCAACGACCCAAAATGGTTAGAAGAGAAAAAGCAATATGATAATCTTGAAAATAATGTTGTAAATAATTCAGATGCAAGGTTCCGTGATAGTAATTTTTTAAAATATTGGTTTCGTGGTGTAGAAAAGCATGCGAATTGGGTAAATAAAATACATTTTATTACGTATGGACATGTTCCTGACTGGTTAAACGTTAATCATCCAAAGTTGAATATTGTCAATCATAAAGATTATTTAGATGAAAAGTATTTACCCACTTATTCTTCTATTACAATTGAATTAAGCTTACATAAAATTGAAAGTTTGTCTGAGAATTTTGTTTATTTCAATGATGACTGTTTCATTATTGATCAATTACAACCTGAGGATTTTTTTATAGATGGTTTACCGGTGGATGAAGGGCTTTTTAGACATGTTGACTGCTCAGATTATTCCAATGATCATCCTCACATTTTGTTAAATAATGTAGGTTTTATAAATCGTAATTTTAATTTTAGAGATTGTATGTCTCATCATAAGGATAAATTTGTTAATGATGTTTATGGGGAATTGAAAAAACATAATGAATTTTATTCTCAATTTAGTTGGTTTCCAGGCTTTTACATGTTGCATTTGCCACAACCTTTTAAAAAAAAGATATTTAAAGAAGTTTGGGATGTAGAAGGATCTTTACTTGATGAAATAAGTCAATATAAATTTAGAAACGCAAAAAGCGTCAATCAATATATTTTTAGAGCTTGGCAAATGTTAAAAGGAGAATTTGTTCCATCACTATCTCGTGAAAATGGAAGAGCTTTTTATGACTTAGAAAAGGAATTTGATGAAATAAAACGTTATTTAAAGAATAAAGAAAGACCGATGATTGTAATAAATGATAATGTAAAAATCTCGAACGAGAAATATTATGAATTGTCAGATAAGATAAATTTATTTTTTGAAAAACTATTCCCTAATAAATCTTCATTTGAAGTCTAA
- the tagD gene encoding glycerol-3-phosphate cytidylyltransferase, whose amino-acid sequence MKKIITYGTFDLLHVGHIKILERAKAFGDYLIVAVSTDEFNNLKGKKAYYSYEDRKAILEAIKYVDEVIPECSWEQKIEDILKYNVDIFVMGSDWEGEFDFLKTYCDVVYLPRTENISTSIIKNDLGGIKVGQF is encoded by the coding sequence ATGAAGAAAATTATTACATATGGTACTTTTGATTTGCTTCATGTTGGACATATAAAAATATTAGAACGAGCAAAAGCATTTGGAGATTATTTAATTGTTGCAGTTTCTACTGATGAATTTAATAACTTAAAAGGTAAAAAAGCTTATTATAGTTATGAAGATCGTAAAGCAATTTTAGAAGCGATTAAATATGTAGATGAAGTTATTCCAGAATGTTCTTGGGAACAAAAGATTGAGGATATTCTTAAATATAATGTAGATATTTTTGTTATGGGAAGCGATTGGGAAGGCGAATTTGACTTTCTCAAAACGTATTGTGATGTAGTTTATTTACCAAGGACTGAAAATATATCTACGAGTATAATTAAAAATGACTTAGGTGGTATAAAAGTAGGCCAATTTTAG
- a CDS encoding HAD superfamily hydrolase: MKKVIVFDMDDTLYDEFEFVKSGFREVAKYLSVNYHLQEEELFQWMWQRLLKSGRGRIFDDLLKENNLFSKGLAKKCVSIYRLHKPQITLPTQTKGILNKLKQYPCYLITDGNKTVQYNKVTALGLDKLMKKCYLTYRHGIKNSKPSPYCIQLIQRREKIDPKNIVYVGDNPTKDFVGIKPLGFRTIRIMTGQHKLIEMPEQYEAEIRVNDLLELPVALKKIWPEFEIEG, from the coding sequence ATGAAAAAAGTTATAGTTTTTGATATGGACGATACGCTTTATGATGAATTTGAATTTGTGAAAAGTGGTTTTCGTGAGGTAGCAAAATATTTATCTGTAAATTATCATTTACAAGAAGAAGAATTATTTCAATGGATGTGGCAACGTTTACTTAAATCCGGTAGAGGAAGAATCTTTGATGATTTATTAAAAGAAAATAATCTCTTCTCAAAAGGGCTAGCAAAAAAATGTGTATCCATTTATCGACTTCATAAACCACAAATAACCTTACCTACACAAACAAAGGGAATATTAAACAAGTTAAAACAATATCCATGTTATTTAATAACAGATGGCAATAAAACCGTCCAATATAATAAAGTAACAGCACTCGGTTTGGATAAATTGATGAAAAAGTGTTATCTAACATATCGACATGGAATAAAAAATAGTAAACCATCACCATATTGTATACAACTAATTCAGAGAAGGGAGAAAATTGATCCTAAAAATATAGTATATGTTGGTGACAATCCAACGAAAGATTTTGTGGGTATTAAACCATTAGGATTTAGAACGATAAGAATAATGACAGGACAGCATAAACTAATTGAAATGCCTGAACAATATGAAGCAGAAATTAGAGTTAATGATTTATTGGAATTGCCTGTTGCTTTAAAGAAAATATGGCCTGAGTTTGAAATCGAGGGATAA
- the spsF gene encoding 3-deoxy-manno-octulosonate cytidylyltransferase: MNVIVIIQARMGSSRLPGKILKPLGNADVLTYDIERCRKIEGVDEVIVATSTLPQDDAIADWCEKHKVNYYRGSEDDVLDRYVQCAKQYNPNYVMRVTSDCPFVDYQMASEIVALMETEQKDIVLLEGKLPRGLAVELLSFDSLLKIHKIGKESRHREHVTYYAYEFPNEFESVTYQVPENRKAPELRITLDTKEDYALVQAIANHFQDPLVSSADVIKFLREHPDVAKLNAHIKQKPVI; the protein is encoded by the coding sequence ATGAATGTAATTGTAATAATACAAGCGCGAATGGGGTCATCACGACTTCCAGGAAAAATACTAAAACCTCTTGGTAATGCAGATGTACTTACATATGACATTGAACGTTGCAGAAAAATCGAAGGTGTTGATGAAGTAATCGTTGCAACGTCAACTTTACCACAAGATGATGCTATTGCTGACTGGTGTGAAAAACATAAGGTAAATTACTATCGTGGTTCCGAAGATGATGTATTAGATCGATACGTACAATGTGCAAAACAGTATAACCCTAATTATGTGATGCGAGTAACTTCAGATTGTCCATTTGTAGATTATCAAATGGCAAGTGAAATCGTTGCATTAATGGAAACGGAACAAAAAGACATCGTATTGTTAGAAGGAAAACTTCCAAGAGGTCTAGCAGTGGAATTACTTTCTTTTGATTCTTTACTAAAAATCCATAAGATCGGAAAAGAATCAAGGCATCGCGAGCATGTCACGTATTATGCTTATGAATTTCCAAATGAATTTGAATCCGTCACTTACCAAGTTCCAGAAAATCGGAAAGCTCCTGAACTTCGTATTACACTTGATACTAAAGAAGATTATGCGTTAGTTCAGGCTATTGCTAATCATTTTCAAGATCCATTAGTTTCAAGTGCAGATGTTATTAAGTTCTTAAGAGAACATCCGGACGTTGCTAAATTAAATGCTCATATAAAACAAAAGCCGGTGATTTAA
- the spsE gene encoding sialic acid synthase, translating into MIKIGHKEIGRHTKPFIIAEMSGNHNQSLERALHLVDLAAEAGVDALKLQTYTPDTITLDVHTGEFFISHDTNLWKGQSLYNLYKDAYTPWEWHEAIFNRAKEHGLLAFSSPFDETAVDYLETLDVPAYKIASFENVSIPLISKVARTGKPIIISTGMATAAELDEAVRAARSEGNDQIILLKCTSTYPATPANSNLATIPHMRDLFGTEVGLSDHTMGVGVSVAAVTLGATVIEKHFTTSRAEGGVDSAFSMEPHELKLLVEETERAWQSIGRVQYGPTESEVASLEHRRSLYIAQDIKAGTVLTKENVRDVRPGHGLPTKYYDLVLGKTIKSDAKKGTPLSWELLL; encoded by the coding sequence ATGATAAAAATAGGACATAAAGAAATAGGAAGACACACTAAACCCTTTATTATTGCTGAAATGTCAGGAAATCATAATCAATCGTTAGAGCGTGCGCTACATTTAGTAGATTTAGCCGCCGAAGCAGGTGTAGATGCACTTAAACTTCAAACGTATACACCTGATACTATAACTCTAGATGTACATACTGGAGAATTTTTTATTTCACATGATACTAACTTATGGAAAGGACAATCTTTGTATAATTTATATAAAGACGCTTATACACCTTGGGAATGGCATGAAGCTATTTTTAACCGCGCAAAGGAACATGGACTCCTTGCATTTAGTTCGCCCTTTGATGAAACAGCCGTTGATTATTTAGAGACATTAGACGTCCCAGCATATAAGATTGCGTCATTTGAGAACGTTTCAATTCCGCTTATTAGCAAAGTTGCACGAACAGGAAAGCCAATCATTATTTCAACTGGTATGGCGACAGCAGCTGAGTTGGATGAAGCGGTTCGGGCTGCTCGTTCTGAGGGAAATGACCAAATTATACTATTAAAATGTACAAGCACATATCCAGCAACTCCTGCCAATTCGAATTTAGCAACAATTCCACATATGCGAGATCTTTTCGGAACAGAAGTAGGTTTATCAGATCATACAATGGGTGTTGGAGTATCAGTAGCTGCTGTTACTCTTGGTGCAACAGTGATTGAAAAACATTTTACTACTTCTAGGGCAGAGGGAGGAGTTGATTCTGCTTTTTCAATGGAGCCACATGAGTTGAAACTGTTGGTTGAAGAAACTGAACGAGCTTGGCAAAGTATCGGACGTGTTCAATATGGTCCGACAGAATCGGAAGTAGCATCTTTAGAGCACCGTCGTTCATTATATATTGCTCAGGACATTAAAGCGGGGACTGTTCTAACTAAAGAAAATGTTCGAGATGTAAGACCAGGCCATGGCTTACCGACAAAATATTATGATTTGGTTCTCGGTAAAACTATTAAGAGCGATGCCAAAAAAGGAACCCCATTAAGTTGGGAGCTGTTGTTGTGA
- a CDS encoding aminopeptidase — MKKEVIEMDNLFDRLFPIMRSITGEGVRETIRILKEYIPLEVEGIPTGTQVFDWEIPKEWVIREAWIKDVNGNEIININKLNLHVLNYSESIDAWITLDELKEHVYTIPNKPEAIPYVISYYKDRWGFCMSKNQLDSLPEGKYHVYIDSEKVNGELNYAHAILPGESKKEVLISTYICHPSMANNELSGPIVATFLYNRLKQWENRKFTYRFVFLPETIGSISYLYNYGRYLKENLYSGVVLTCVGGKNQRLSYKLSRNENSPLNKLIHFLNEHEDYEMPIRPFTPLNGSDERQYCSPGFNLPVGQLSKMVYGQYYGYHNSFDTKEEMTIESLYESLEEIESLLKLQELNGYYINKKPYGEPKLDKYDLYPNLNSRTNRSQSNNSINDKRQQLNQILSVLNYSDGQHMLSDIVKKLKYPISDYAETIQVLKQHGLLEGPFFEERKLEN, encoded by the coding sequence GTGAAAAAAGAAGTTATAGAAATGGATAATTTGTTTGATCGCCTTTTCCCAATTATGCGTAGCATCACTGGAGAAGGAGTTCGTGAAACAATTCGCATTTTAAAAGAATACATTCCTCTTGAGGTAGAAGGGATACCTACTGGTACACAAGTATTTGATTGGGAGATTCCGAAAGAGTGGGTTATTCGAGAAGCTTGGATTAAGGACGTGAACGGTAACGAAATTATTAACATAAATAAATTAAATCTACATGTTCTAAATTATAGTGAATCAATCGATGCATGGATCACTCTAGATGAGCTTAAGGAACATGTTTATACAATTCCGAATAAACCAGAGGCAATTCCATATGTGATTTCTTATTATAAAGATAGATGGGGTTTTTGTATGAGCAAAAACCAACTTGATTCTTTGCCTGAAGGTAAGTATCACGTTTATATTGATAGTGAAAAAGTTAATGGGGAATTAAATTATGCACATGCTATTTTACCAGGTGAATCGAAAAAAGAAGTTTTAATTAGTACATATATTTGCCACCCTTCAATGGCTAATAATGAATTGAGTGGACCGATTGTTGCTACGTTTTTATATAATCGCTTGAAACAATGGGAAAATCGCAAATTTACTTATCGATTTGTATTTTTACCCGAGACCATTGGATCAATTTCCTATTTATATAACTATGGGCGTTATTTAAAGGAGAATTTGTATTCAGGTGTAGTTTTAACTTGTGTCGGTGGTAAAAATCAACGTTTAAGTTATAAATTGTCACGTAACGAAAATTCTCCATTGAATAAATTAATACATTTTTTAAATGAACATGAAGATTATGAAATGCCTATTCGGCCATTTACTCCTTTAAATGGTTCCGACGAGAGACAATATTGTTCTCCTGGCTTCAATTTACCAGTTGGACAGCTATCTAAAATGGTATATGGCCAATATTATGGTTATCATAACTCATTTGATACTAAAGAAGAAATGACAATTGAATCTTTATATGAAAGTTTAGAGGAGATAGAAAGTCTTCTTAAATTACAAGAATTAAATGGTTATTATATAAACAAAAAACCTTATGGTGAACCAAAGTTAGATAAATATGATTTGTATCCAAATTTAAACAGTAGGACGAATCGTTCACAATCAAATAACAGTATTAATGATAAAAGACAGCAATTAAATCAGATTTTATCTGTATTAAACTATTCTGATGGACAACATATGCTATCAGATATTGTTAAAAAATTAAAATATCCAATTTCTGATTATGCAGAAACAATTCAAGTTTTGAAACAACACGGATTATTAGAAGGGCCTTTTTTTGAAGAAAGGAAGTTGGAAAATTGA
- a CDS encoding UDP-4-amino-4,6-dideoxy-N-acetyl-beta-L-altrosami ne transaminase has product MEKLPEFLSYGSQAIDEDDIQTVIEALRSPFLTQGPKIKEFEQALADYVGAKYAVAFSNGTAALHGACYAAGITEGDEVITTPITFAASANCVRYMGGTVVFADIDAETYNIDPLEIERKITPKTKAIIPVDFTGQPADMDKIMEIAKKNNLVVIEDGAHSLGAEYKGEKVGTFADMTMFSFHPVKPITTAEGGIIVTNSEEFYKKLLLFRSHGIEKTPYSLEQGDWYYEMTDLGFNYRMTDLQAALGLSQLNKLETFLERRRKIAQLYNEAFKKIPEITIPKQLEATNSGWHLYMIQLDEKIDRKEIFNKMRAQNIGVHVHYIPVYWHPYYQNLGYKKGLCLVAEQWYQNAITLPIHPSLSDEQIDYIIHTLITLTRESR; this is encoded by the coding sequence ATGGAGAAACTACCTGAATTTTTATCCTATGGAAGTCAAGCAATTGATGAAGATGATATACAAACAGTGATTGAAGCATTACGCTCTCCCTTCTTAACACAAGGGCCAAAAATTAAAGAATTTGAGCAAGCTCTTGCAGATTATGTTGGTGCTAAATATGCAGTAGCGTTTAGTAACGGTACTGCTGCGCTCCACGGGGCATGTTATGCTGCGGGTATTACAGAAGGTGATGAAGTCATCACAACGCCTATTACCTTCGCTGCAAGTGCAAATTGTGTACGCTATATGGGTGGAACGGTTGTATTTGCGGATATAGATGCCGAGACCTATAATATTGACCCATTAGAAATTGAGAGAAAAATTACTCCTAAAACAAAAGCCATTATTCCTGTGGACTTTACGGGTCAGCCTGCAGATATGGACAAAATTATGGAGATTGCCAAAAAAAATAACCTTGTTGTTATTGAAGATGGGGCACATTCTCTTGGTGCTGAATATAAAGGGGAAAAAGTCGGTACTTTTGCTGATATGACGATGTTCAGTTTTCATCCCGTTAAGCCAATAACTACGGCTGAAGGCGGGATCATTGTAACGAATAGTGAAGAATTCTATAAAAAGCTTCTATTATTCCGAAGCCATGGGATTGAAAAAACTCCTTATTCATTAGAACAGGGAGATTGGTACTATGAAATGACAGATTTAGGCTTTAATTATCGTATGACGGATTTACAGGCAGCTCTAGGATTATCTCAATTAAATAAACTAGAAACTTTTTTGGAAAGACGTCGTAAAATTGCTCAACTATACAATGAAGCGTTTAAGAAAATCCCAGAGATCACAATACCGAAACAGTTAGAAGCTACTAACTCCGGTTGGCATCTTTACATGATTCAACTAGATGAAAAGATTGACCGTAAAGAAATATTTAATAAAATGCGAGCACAAAACATTGGAGTTCATGTCCATTACATACCTGTATATTGGCATCCGTATTATCAAAATCTTGGATATAAAAAGGGATTATGTTTGGTTGCTGAACAATGGTATCAAAACGCAATAACATTACCAATCCATCCATCACTTTCTGACGAACAAATAGACTATATCATTCATACGTTGATTACTTTAACTAGAGAGAGTAGATAG